TTGTCTCCAAGAACTTGAAAACCCATTTTCTGAAGCTGTGAACGGAAGAAATTGCTGTTCTCTCGAATCTGAAAAAGCTTCTTGGCTCCTGTTTAGAACAATAATTACATTAATAATTTCCTCAAAACAAAAGCTAGACATAAGAAATCAAAAGTTCATATTAAACCTCTGTTAGATCCATCTTCACCAAGGATAACTTTTATTGCAGAGATGACCAGCTGGACGGCTGGAGGTGACATGGAGGTTGCATAGATATGGGCAGGGCATATGTGCTTCAGATGATCAATAATCTCCTGTTAAACATAGCATAATCCATGGTCAGAAATTTTCAACTGCAACTGTTCAGCCAAGTATCAATGAGTCAATGATCATCTTCGTACTTTTGATGCTGCAATGTAACCTCCACATGATCCAAATGATTTAGTAAATGTCCCCATCATAATATCAACATTAGCTGGCTCCACTCCTAGTAGCTCACATACACCTCGCCCAGTTTTACCCACAGCTCCAATACTGTGTGCCTCATCTAAATATAAGTAAGCCTATTCAGAAGTTAGAGTACAATAGTCAATGCTCCATAAATATGTATCATTATTAATAGGTGGTGAAAACTGAGTAATGCATATGCCAGTAATTATATAGATTTAATTACATGCTTACAGCAATGATctgaacaagaaaaaaaacatgagtcAGTGTGTGAAATTCTTGAACCTTATATTTCTTGCAGACAGCTATAATCTCAGGGAGTTTGCATAGCTCCCCCTCCATACTATATATTCCCTCCACAATCACAATTATCTTCTTCCATGGCCTGTTTCTGCGAGGCTGGCCTCCTGCAATCTGCTTTCTCAATACCTCTTCCAAGTGTGCAGGATCTTGAAGAAAGTAATGGGAATCATTAAGTTTTGTGGTCTATTGTTGAGCTCATCAGTTGCAAGAGTAGCTGTCAATTATCACTTGGAAGTTGCAATTGTAACTGGGGATTTATCAGTGAGCTTACTGTTATGTTGAAATACTTGAACACTAGCTCCTGAACCCCTAGCTCCATTCACAATAGAGTTGTGGTTCAGTGAATCACTAATTATGAGGCCTCCCTGCAATCAATAATGCAATTAGCTGCAGGGTATAATGTACAACAAGAATATATGAAGAGAATGGGGCAGTCTCTCTACTACTGACCTTCTCAATCAAGGCAGGAATAATTGCAGAGTTAGTCACATAACCCATGCCGAAGATAATAGCTGCAGGCTTGCCAACAAATCTTGCAACCAGCTCTTCAAGCTCCACATGCAGCTTAGTGTTGCCTAAGATTTTAGATTAATCAGGTAAGctagcttttttttaagtaacagAAATTAATGGTTTACACCCATGGCCTCTGCATCTGCAGCTGAATTAGTTCTACATGCAGCTTACTGTTgtctaaacttatatatacatcatcagctaagcttatatatatatatacacacacacacacacaagatATACTAAATCATTTAAAACTCAATTGTGGTAAATTAGCTCAGAGTCATAAGCcagatactttttttttttggattaaaCATAAGCCTACCTCCATCGACTCGGACACTGCAAGTGCTAGCAGAGTATTTCTTCAGAGATTCAAGAACACGAGGGGTGCAGTATTCATCTGCTGCAGCAAAGCCAAGGTAGTTGTAGGAACCTAAGTTAAGGCACTTAGATGTTTTTGTCGTACGACTGCATCAAAGAAGCGTTGAATCAGAGCCCAGATATGTGTGCCATTGCTTATGATAATTGCTCCAGCATctgatcataaatatttgattatttgatatttaaacAATATGGAGGTCAAACTTTTAAGGTTTtgaccatcaacaacttttcaaacataaaaatgatatatatagttttgtctCTTGAAAAGCATTTTCCTAATTGCTTAAATTTATTgaagtttataaaaagttgttataatataaaattatgatcCAAGTCATACATCAAAAGTTGCCAAAGTCAAACATCATACTTCCTACATTTAATTCCTCTTATTTGGACATTGATACGGTCTCAGAAACCTGTCTTTGACTTAGATTTTCATTTctgttataatatatataataaataattaaaaattttacttttattttttaaaggcTTATCTTTATATGCCTTTTAGTGtctttaaactaaatattcttAAAGATATTAATAGCTAAAGTTTTAATAGTTTTTTACTtcaacgtttttttttttgcaaaataacaGGAATTATCGAACTGAAAGGACCTACGTAGTTTTAATTTGATGAAGTAATTAGGTGAAAATGGAACGCGGGAAGGACAGGTATATATAGGGGCGGTGCGTGGGGCAGGCTCGAGCCTTACGTCtggcaaaaaaatacattgaaaaatttatatattatagttaaaatttattcgaAAGATTTATATCTCATCGTTGAACACTAGGTTTGATAAATTTCTGGTTTCGCCTCTAGTTATATACGTACATGAGTGTCTTGTTATTGTCGTTTGAGTAGCGCTCAACCACGTCGAACCAAGCGTCTGGCTTGCTGGCTATTGGTCGCCAAAAACAGTCctacattttaaaaaaaattaaattaacaaacatttatatataagcCATCATGGTTATTGGTTAAGGCGTCGCTATAGCGTGGTGGCGTTCCGTGAAGAGCAAGGTGTGTTCTTGGCGTTAGGCTGCCTCCGCCTTTtggttaagttttttttattacatgcCATCCAGTTAATTatagtttttaaaagaatcaataatataaagataatttgtattttttttactatttatattaaatttgaatatgcatgtttatgaaatgatattatatatgtgtgttgataagaaaaattatacgactttcgtttcaaaatataaatatttttacgatGTTTAGTATAGACTTGTGCAACATATgagagtcaaaatatttttttagtcacttcaggatcaatttttttaaattttgaattgattagattctaGTTCTAAGCATTTGATTGACTCTAGAGTCGtaaaaatgattgaaataatAGAAATTAATACAGAAATGAGTGTATTATATTACCAAGTTTGAATCCTATAAATAAGTACAATTTGAAACAGAAGAAGTACATGTTGATGGAAAGCATGAGCTCACCTGGATGCGGCGAATGAAGCGACGGGCGTAGAAATCCTCCGGGCCTCCGCAAATCGGAGCGTAACCCTActcgtatatatatacgtacgtatAGATAGAGTACACATTAGGTATACGCAATCCgtaatgattaattattaaattataataacccGAATAAATAATGGAAATTAAGAAGCTAATATTAATCGAGCCACGTATAGTACCTTGCTGCTGGCCggcgagccgtcgccgtcgccggcggcggagaagaCGAAGCGGAAGAAGTCGCGGAGGTGGCCGAAGGCGAAGATGAGGCCGTAGCTGAAGACCGTGGTCACCGCGGTCACCAGCGGCACCTTCACCATAGGTAGGTAGAAGAAGATCGACTGCCGCCGGCCGGCTAGCCGGTGACGGCGGGCGGTGGCGCTAGCTgggcgagatcgatcgagccgTCGAGGTGAGAGAAGATCGAGCAGGTGTAGCTAGTGTATTTGTAGCTCGCGGAGAAATAATCAATGGAGCTAGAGCGAGCGAGGTAGCTAGCCAGGCTGCAGCCAGCCATACGTACGCACATGCATCCATGGAGATGGAGTAGTCATAATTTAATCTCGAGATAATTAGTGTGGATGCATCGATCATGCATGGAGATTAATTACTTACGACCGCTTGTTTTAGACCACAAATTTGAATACCAGCAGACCATGGGCCAACGGTTTAAtggcaagtttaatagtatagccaactaataactccaatttatctataatcaatctaatagctaattcatataataattacctataaaatatcaatacatgatcccatatgtcatacacatattttgtcttgaaaCAAGTGTGTAGCTGGTTACAAATTAGTCGCtcacttttttctctcttacctcttatctctttaaaatatgcttatagccgtcttatagcctgctattacaCCTGCTCTAAGGGATATCTTCCGTCTGCTCTAACCTCATCTTTCGTAAACTGAATCTTAAAAATTAGGCTACAAAATATGTATTCCACATGCTAtttccatgtatatatattcttaatatttatgtagtaCTAAAATGAGAGGTAGAAATATGTGTGTCACcgatacaaattatttttatacccaatatttttttggatgggTCCCATAGTAAAGTATTAGTATTTTTCTGGAGACGCTCTACAGTACATCGAATTTTGTGCGTTTTCTCGGACTGCTATTGGGCCACGTGGCATCTCTATATACCTCTTCTCCGCTTGCCACAACCACTCCGCCCTGttagttattttgttttcaccGGAGAAGAATGTACTGACTGGTGATTCGCTAGCTGACTGGTCGGGTGGGGTGAGCGAGGCCGTGTGGCCCGCAAGTCAGTGGATAAGCATGTCGTGGGTTGTAGTGTACGGGGGTTGTTTatgtgccttttttttcctttttttttggttgtgcGCTGCCACGTGGCCACCGTTGTTTACGAGGGTCCACTTAATGCTGCACCTATCGTAGGTGGTGCGGCCATGCTAGGAGCGATCGATTGTTTTAcggtatatttaataataatctGACagctaaatttataaaataaaatttgatttaaaaaactcaaaaattaagttcaaatttaaggttaaaaatttaaattttatccataaattatttgttgtttattaataaatcatttggataagcataagcgagataatattgtttttatgtAATTCCAAATCAAAAGAATAAATGCGTGGTCTACCTCACACATTCAATATAACTATCTATACTAAAACTATCTATAAACAAGAACATCGGACGGAGCTACAGCGTTCCTGCACCTGGTccagaaaatattttagttacagtaaatatatttttatcatatatgcaCCCCTCTCAATCCAATCTTAGACATCTGTAGCAGTCTAAACTCAATTCAAAATACTAAAAGTAAGTTAGAGATattctctatattttatactattttcGTCTCTAAGCCCATGGCTAAATCACAGTAGGTGCGCAGCAAAGCTGCGCCAAGTTTTCTAGTTCAACattattatttagataattaGAGTCTATAGCGGTAGATGCCAGAAGATTTATGTATTGTTTTGAGGAATTTTTGGTAGCATTTCTTTCAAAACCTCTACCTTTTCCAAACAGTTTAGATTCCCGCGTAGATTTTGAGAAGTTGTATTTGTGtaatccaaaaaatatattacaaacCCGAATCTGACAAGCCgatattttctagattctcacCAGCTAGTTTTTCATTAGCCGCTCTTAGAATCTTAAGCTTCAATTCTTCAAACATGATCTATGTAATTATTTCACATAGAATCTTAGAATCTTAAGCTTATTTCACATATGATTGATGCAACTAATATTGCATCTTGAAAGAAGTTAAATCAGTCTGCGAATGATTTCAAACAGTTCCTCTCAAGATCCAGAGTTGTGACAGTGAAAATTTTGCTTCCTCTGAATTCGACAAAACAACATCTATCAGTGTGTTGTGTTTTGGACTATGATGGATGATGATACAAGCTGTACAGATCTAAACCACTCAGAATTAGaaacaaaggaaaacaaaagggTTCGAGGCTCATGAGCCAAAGCAGAGGCATGACACAGTGCTTAGATGACCCAGTATATTGCTCCCTGTAGCAAGTGTTCATTGAAGCTTCTTCGTTTTCTCAACAGACGTAGTCTTTTCATGCTCAACTGGGAAGTATTTGATTCCCACGAGGTCACCAACTTTGCTGATAACCTAAACAATCCACATGAAATTTAGTAGCTGTATGTGGTTTGCAACTAAACCAAACTTGTCACAAGAAGCCATAACGCCAGTACCATTGATGAGAGGATGAAATTTACCTCCAATCCTTTAATAAGATCTTCCCTAGAGTGGGAAGCTGAGATGCATATCCTAGCTCTGGCAAGCAGTAGTGGTGTAGCAGGAAAGGCAACAGTAACAACGGCAACCTAGAATCGTGAAACACATCACATTACTCAAACATCAGAACTTTCAGTGAAGAAATCATGCATGCTACTGAATTCAAAACTAAAGCATGACTTATtcgttaaaaaattataaatattatttatcaaGCATTTAATGGATTGTGAGATATAGTTTGAAAGCTCACATGTTGCCTCAGGCACTCTCTTGAGAATGCAGGTATTTTAGCAGGATTGTAAAGCATGATAGGCATGACAGGCGAATCATTGTCTCCAAGAACTTCAAAACCCATTTTCTGAAGCTCTGAACGGAAGAAATTGCTGTTCTCCCTAATCTGAGCAAGCTTTTTGGCCCCTATTTAGAGCAATGATTACATTAGGAATTTCATCAAGTCAGAAGAAATAAGAAATCGGCAACTTTCGATATACCTCTGTTAGATCCATCTTCACCAAGGATAACTTTTATCGCAGAGATGACCTGCTGGACAGCTGGAGGTGACATGGATGTTGCATAGATATGGGCAGGGCATATGTGCTTCAGATGATCAATAATCTCCTGGTAAATACAGCATAGTCCATGGGTCAGATTTTTCAACTACAGTGTTCAGCCAAGTATTGATAAGTGAATCTGCTTCATACTTTTGATGCTGCAATGTAACCTCCGCATGATCCAAATGATTTAGTAAATGTTCCCATCATAATATCGACATCAGTTGGATCCACTCCTAGTAGCTCACAAACACCTCTCCCAGTTTTACCAACAGCTCCAATACTGTGTGCCTCATCTAAATATGTGTAAACCTATCCAGAAGGTTAGGTACAATAGTCAGTACTCAATTACTCAGTAAGCATCTATCGCTTTTAATAGTGGTGAAAGTTGAAGCAAACATCTAACGTTTTTAATAGCTGGTGAAAGTTGAAGTAATGTATATGCCAGTAAAATGGTTTACATGCCCACACCAATGATCCGGAAAAAGAACATAAGAAGTCAGTGTGTGAAATTCTTATaccttatattttttgcaGACAGCTATAATCTCAGGAAGTTTGCATAGCTCTCCCTCCATGCTATATATTCCCTCAACAATAACAATAATCTTCTTCCATGGCCTGTGTGTACGAGGCTGGCCTCCTGCGATCTGCTCTCTCAATACCTCTTCCAAGTGTGCAGGATCTGgaagaaaataaaggaaacCATTACATTCTGTGATCTACTGTTGACCTTATCACTTGCAAGAGTAGCTGGCAATTATCAGTGAACTTACTGTTATGTTGAAAAACTCTAACAGTAGCTCCCGAACCCCTAGCTCCATTCACTATAGAGTTATGGTTCAATGAATCACTAATTATGAGGCTTCCCTGCAATCAATAATACATTAGCCCCAGGATGTACAAAAGGATAGAAAGAAAACAGAGCAGTCTGTATATCACGGACCTTCCCAACCAAAGCAGGAATGATCGCAGAGTTCGTCACATAACCCATACCAAAAACAATTGCTGCAGGCTTACCAACAAATCTTGCAACCAGCTCTTCAAGTTCTATGTGCAGCTTAGTGTTGCCTAAGATTGCATACGAATCAGGTAAGCTTGTATACTACACAAAATCATTTGAGAATTCGATGGTGACAAATTATAGCAGCAATATAAGCCTACCTCCATCGACTCGGACACTGCAAGTGCTAGCAGAGTATTTCTTCAGTGACTCAATAACACGAGGGGTGCAGTATTCATCTGCTGCAGCAAAGCCAAGGTAGTTGTAGGAACCTAAGTTAAGGCACTTAGATGTTTTTGTGGTACAACTGCATAGAAGAAGCATTGGATCTGAGATTAGCATGCGTCCTAAAATATAGGGAGAATTTACTTATGGTAGCTAGGTGCTGAATGGAATTGACAAATACATACTGCAGTGTCTTATTACTGTCATTTGAATAACGCTCAACCACATCAAACCAAGCATCCGGTGCACTAGCAATTGGCCGGCCAAAACAATCCTGCCATAATAATTGacaaaacaaagtaaataagaacaaaacaaaaggaagatCAATCTATCATTCTAGAGTTTAAACAGTGAAACATCGTCCCTTATCCATACAATTAAGACTGAATTTACCATTGAAGGACTGATCCACCTATGGTTTACAAATACCTACTCATACAGTCAAACTAATTACTAGTTCCTTCATGTAATAAACTCTGTAACCTGGAATATTGGAATAGCATGGTCAATATCGCACAAGAGAAAGAAGCAGTTTCACTTCTTCCAACCATCACTTCTAAATTTTATCCGAGAAAGAAAAGCTATTCTATGAGACTATAAATTCTACTGCAATAGCTAGTCCATGGGACCGGAGTGCTTCAAATGAAAGTTTACATTTTTAGGACACAATTATACATCTTTCACCTGGGACTGGGACAGTTCCTGAGTTCCATCGTATGATCTACATAGGACGACGCTAAAGCAACTGTCACTCTACTGTTTACTCCACCAAATTAATGAAGGAATGAATCACTTAGAACCAATTAACTTTGTGCATTTTGTAAAGGAGCTACCTTTACAAAGCCAGCATTACATGATCACGTGACAGTTCCAACAAAATTAAAGGGGAAAAAGATcgagctttttttttacgagTCAATTCCGCTCTGAAAATCGTGGCAATGGGGGGAGGGCACCTCACCTGGATGCGGAGATAGAGGCGGCGCGTGTAGAAATCCTCCAGCCCCAGGCAAATCGGCGCGTAACCCTAACGAATTAGCAAGGAAGAGAGCGTGAgctaaacccaaaaaaaatcaaaaatcaaatccGAGCctctccggccggccgggccaACCTTGAGGTTGCTGGATTTGCCGGCATCGAGGATCCTGCGGACGAAGTCGCGGAGCTGGCCGAAGGCGAAGAGGAGGCCGTAGCTGAAGAGCGTGGTGAGCGCGGTCACGTAGGGGAGCCTCACCATCGTCGGGAGTCGGCTTCCCCTCTTCtcacgagcggcggcggagagcgagagagagcctgggaagcgacggcgacggcgacggctggagCGGGGCGGTATTTGTAgcccggcgcgccgccgccaccaccaccaccaccaccgcgacTCTGCGAGcggcgagaggagggagggaggcggggGGGAGTGGAAGAGGTCGTCAATGGCGACGCGGGGCGGCGATTAATTATTGTATACTGTCAGCAACGAGGCTGTGATGGCGATTAGCACTTAAGATAATAAGATAATTAGCCGGATCGGGGTCAGGAGAAGGCGGGAttcacgacggcggcggcgacggacggagacggcggcggagcggaggaggcgacAGCGCAATGTGCGGCCGTGGTCCCCGTCGCCGGTCAGCCGCGCTCGAATGATGGGCATCGCATCGCATCgtgtttgttttcttcctcGCCATTTCTTGATCTCGAGATAGGTAGGAGCAGCAAGTCAGCACTCAGCACTCAGCAGAGCCTGTTCATTGATCATTTCTGCTTAATGGTtccgatttttctttttttaaaagatatttatgttttttgaaaaaaagttattttaaaccTGGTTCTTTGAAATTTTACTggagttaattaatttgtttgcgctctcaaataattattacaaatTGTTCGGCTATTTAACAGGAAAGAACACACGGAGCACCACTCGTAGTAAAATTCATTGATTTTTGCTGGAAATATGTATTCATCTTTtgtcttttgcttatgtttgtaagctaaatttaaatttttgactttaaatttagagttgattttgatatttttttatcatagtttatttttcagcttttgaattttagatcgTCAAGAACacgtacataaaaaaattattcgtaaattattttctatttacaaatatgccgttaGATTTTTCGttgaaaaaaacagaaaagatgACACCCCTCCCCTCTGTTCTGAATTTGGTACTTTCTGTGTGTAGTTATAAAGGAGTatgctggaaaaaaaaaagactagagATTGGAATTAACTGATGTCATGCAGGGAAGCAGGTTAGTGTTCAACTCAAAGTGGAATTTCAGTCAAAATCTGTGACCTTGCcagtgttttgagttgatggGTATTGGTCTATTGGATGGACCACGAATGCACTGCTCAAGTCAAGAAATCCATCCaaaaaacaattcaattcATTATACCATAGATATATCCAGTCGAAACATGACttcaatttattgtttttgtcaCTATATTATAGAGAGCCCAGAAGACCCAATGAGTCAGCTCTGGCTGGCTGAGAGGCAAAATTCTCACCTGGTCATACTTGGCCAACACAAAATTTCATGTCAACTAGTCAAGTGGGGAGTTTGGCACATACAGCTTACAATTTTTCAAAAAGTGTCGTTGTTGCATGTAACATTGTGTTATTTTGTTAGATGAATATGAAAGAATCTTATGATAGCTATTTCAGGATagaaacaatataattaactactgaagttaaaaatctactttagaaatgtgagacaattaattattatgcagaaacttttataagaaaaaatcatCATTTTGAACAGTTTAGGAGGCACACGCAAAGAAACCGATAAATAAtatgaacaaaagaaaatagccAATTAAGCATAACAATAGGAAATGGGAACTTCTAAGTTACTCCCTCTGCTCTAAATATTATCTCTCTcttaaataagatatttttgccACTATAGCTTGTCTCATCAGGCTTATTgtaaattctttttattttatactcggCTACCCCACTCAtacttatttcttatttatccACGgtctttttttctcaactttaATCCATTGGTTACATTTTAGGACGAGGTCTTTACTCTTGAATGAAAAgcccaaaattttatagggcCCATGTGTCAGACTTCAAATAGCGTTCTCTGAATTTCTTGCTGGCGGCAGAAACTCCAGTTCAGGTGAACCTCTAAACTTGTCAT
This is a stretch of genomic DNA from Oryza brachyantha chromosome 1, ObraRS2, whole genome shotgun sequence. It encodes these proteins:
- the LOC102715901 gene encoding long chain base biosynthesis protein 2d, which gives rise to MVRLPYVTALTTLFSYGLLFAFGQLRDFVRRILDAGKSSNLKGYAPICLGLEDFYTRRLYLRIQDCFGRPIASAPDAWFDVVERYSNDSNKTLHCTTKTSKCLNLGSYNYLGFAAADEYCTPRVIESLKKYSASTCSVRVDGGNTKLHIELEELVARFVGKPAAIVFGMGYVTNSAIIPALVGKGSLIISDSLNHNSIVNGARGSGATVRVFQHNNPAHLEEVLREQIAGGQPRTHRPWKKIIVIVEGIYSMEGELCKLPEIIAVCKKYKVYTYLDEAHSIGAVGKTGRGVCELLGVDPTDVDIMMGTFTKSFGSCGGYIAASKEIIDHLKHICPAHIYATSMSPPAVQQVISAIKVILGEDGSNRGAKKLAQIRENSNFFRSELQKMGFEVLGDNDSPVMPIMLYNPAKIPAFSRECLRQHVAVVTVAFPATPLLLARARICISASHSREDLIKGLEVISKVGDLVGIKYFPVEHEKTTSVEKTKKLQ
- the LOC102715627 gene encoding long chain base biosynthesis protein 2c-like, with amino-acid sequence MVKVPLVTAVTTVFSYGLIFAFGHLRDFFRFVFSAAGDGDGSPASSKGYAPICGGPEDFYARRFIRRIQDCFWRPIASKPDAWFDVVERYSNDNNKTLIRTTKTSKCLNLGSYNYLGFAAADEYCTPRVLESLKKYSASTCSVRVDGGNTKLHVELEELVARFVGKPAAIIFGMGYVTNSAIIPALIEKGGLIISDSLNHNSIVNGARGSGASVQVFQHNNPAHLEEVLRKQIAGGQPRRNRPWKKIIVIVEGIYSMEGELCKLPEIIAVCKKYKAYLYLDEAHSIGAVGKTGRGVCELLGVEPANVDIMMGTFTKSFGSCGGYIAASKEIIDHLKHICPAHIYATSMSPPAVQLVISAIKVILGEDGSNRGAKKLFQIRENSNFFRSQLQKMGFQVLGDNDSPVMPIMLYNPAKIPAFSRECLRQHVAVVTVAFPATPLLLARARICISASHSREDLIKGLEVISKVGDLVGIKYLKHEKTTSVEELKKIQ